The following coding sequences lie in one Mesorhizobium sp. DCY119 genomic window:
- a CDS encoding Lrp/AsnC family transcriptional regulator: MPLKADLDAIDWKILRELQDEGRMTNVELSRRVGISAPPCLRRVKRLEDSGIIRGYRALLNSPALGLDVVAFCLVGLHHHAEVELKSFADRTRLWPIVRQAWMVSGDSDFLLHCVASDLAAFQAFVIEDLTSTPNVDTVRTALTIRQVKDEGVVAIGDRT, translated from the coding sequence ATGCCTCTCAAGGCCGATCTCGACGCCATCGACTGGAAAATCCTGCGCGAGTTGCAGGATGAGGGCCGCATGACCAACGTCGAATTGTCGCGGCGCGTCGGCATCTCGGCTCCCCCCTGCCTGCGGCGGGTGAAGCGGCTGGAAGATTCGGGCATCATCCGCGGCTATCGCGCTCTGCTCAACAGCCCCGCACTTGGGCTCGATGTCGTCGCCTTCTGCCTTGTCGGCCTGCATCATCATGCCGAGGTCGAGCTGAAATCCTTCGCCGACCGCACCCGGCTCTGGCCCATCGTGCGCCAGGCCTGGATGGTCTCGGGCGATTCGGACTTCCTTCTCCATTGCGTCGCCAGCGACCTCGCCGCGTTCCAGGCTTTCGTCATCGAGGATCTCACCTCGACGCCCAATGTCGACACCGTGCGCACCGCACTCACCATCCGCCAGGTCAAGGACGAGGGCGTGGTGGCGATCGGCGATCGGACATAA
- the trxB gene encoding thioredoxin-disulfide reductase: MTTKHAPVLIIGSGPAGYTAAIYAARAMLKPVLVAGMQQGGQLMITTDVENYPGFGDPIQGPWLMEQMLKQAEHVGTEIVNDLITEVNLDVRPFRLKSDSGTEYTCDALVIATGAQAKWLGIPSEQTYMGFGVSACATCDGFFYRGKDVAVIGGGNSAVEEALYLSNLAKSVTVIHRRNDFRAERILRDRLFAKDNIKVIWDTVVDEITGQPGKAPMPPSADGLKLRNAVTGEESHLKVDGVFVAIGHAPAVELFVGKLKQKPNGYLWTAPDSTRTDVPGVFAAGDVTDDVYRQAVTAAGLGCMAALEAEKYLAGIEVHREAAE; the protein is encoded by the coding sequence ATGACGACCAAACACGCGCCTGTTCTCATCATCGGTTCCGGTCCGGCTGGATATACGGCCGCGATCTATGCCGCCCGCGCCATGCTCAAGCCGGTGCTGGTCGCAGGCATGCAGCAGGGCGGCCAGCTGATGATCACCACCGATGTCGAAAACTATCCGGGCTTCGGCGATCCGATCCAGGGTCCGTGGCTGATGGAGCAGATGCTGAAGCAGGCCGAGCATGTCGGCACCGAGATCGTCAACGACCTGATCACCGAGGTCAATCTCGACGTGCGGCCGTTCCGGCTGAAGAGCGATTCGGGAACGGAATATACCTGCGACGCGCTGGTCATCGCTACCGGCGCGCAGGCCAAATGGCTCGGCATTCCGAGCGAGCAGACCTATATGGGTTTTGGCGTGTCGGCCTGTGCGACCTGCGACGGGTTCTTCTATCGCGGCAAGGATGTCGCGGTCATCGGCGGCGGCAATTCGGCGGTCGAGGAAGCGCTCTATCTGTCCAACCTGGCAAAGAGCGTGACGGTCATCCACCGGCGCAACGATTTCCGCGCCGAACGCATCCTGCGCGACAGGCTGTTTGCAAAGGACAATATCAAGGTCATCTGGGACACGGTCGTCGATGAGATCACCGGACAGCCGGGCAAGGCGCCGATGCCGCCTTCGGCCGACGGGTTGAAGCTTCGCAACGCCGTGACCGGCGAGGAAAGCCATTTGAAGGTCGACGGCGTGTTCGTGGCGATTGGCCATGCGCCGGCGGTGGAGCTGTTCGTCGGCAAGCTTAAGCAGAAGCCGAACGGCTATCTGTGGACCGCGCCCGATTCGACGCGCACCGACGTGCCGGGCGTGTTCGCGGCGGGCGACGTGACCGACGATGTCTATCGCCAGGCGGTGACGGCCGCCGGGCTTGGCTGCATGGCAGCACTGGAAGCGGAAAAGTATCTGGCGGGCATCGAGGTGCACAGAGAAGCGGCGGAATAA
- a CDS encoding LysR family transcriptional regulator: MALDWDKLRVFHAAAEAGSFTHAAETLRLSQSAISRQVSALEHDVGVPLFHRHARGLVLTEQGEMLFRTAHDVLMKLESIKTRLTEAKDRPSGVLRVTTTVGLGAGWLTERVQEFLELYPEIHLQLILANEELDLTMRQADCAIRLRQPQQPDLIQRRLFTVHFHLYASPAYINKYGKPDTMAELKNHRIVTFGLPVPTHLSELNWLETVGDFEGGQRVANLQINDLLSIRRAVQTGAGIAMLPDYLVNKDTELVQVLPQTEVPSFDTYLAYPDAMKNQAKLHVFRDFVIAKARSWSF; this comes from the coding sequence ATGGCACTGGATTGGGATAAGCTACGCGTGTTTCACGCCGCGGCGGAGGCGGGTTCGTTCACACATGCGGCCGAGACATTGCGTCTTTCGCAATCGGCGATCTCGCGGCAGGTGAGCGCGCTGGAGCACGATGTCGGCGTGCCGCTGTTTCATCGCCATGCGCGCGGGCTGGTGCTGACCGAACAGGGCGAGATGCTGTTTCGCACGGCGCATGACGTGCTGATGAAGCTGGAATCGATCAAGACCCGGCTGACCGAGGCCAAGGACCGCCCATCCGGCGTGCTTCGCGTGACGACCACCGTTGGGCTCGGCGCCGGCTGGCTGACGGAGCGGGTGCAGGAGTTCCTCGAACTCTATCCCGAAATCCACCTGCAGCTGATCCTCGCCAACGAGGAACTGGACCTGACCATGCGGCAGGCCGATTGCGCAATCAGGCTGAGGCAGCCGCAGCAGCCGGACCTGATCCAGCGCCGGCTGTTCACCGTGCATTTCCACCTCTACGCCTCGCCGGCCTATATCAACAAATACGGCAAGCCGGACACGATGGCGGAGTTGAAGAACCATCGCATCGTGACTTTCGGACTGCCGGTGCCGACGCATCTGAGCGAGTTGAACTGGCTGGAGACCGTCGGCGATTTCGAGGGTGGGCAGCGCGTGGCCAATCTGCAGATCAACGATCTGCTGTCGATCAGGCGCGCGGTGCAGACGGGGGCGGGCATCGCCATGCTGCCGGACTATCTGGTGAACAAGGACACCGAACTGGTCCAGGTGCTGCCGCAGACCGAGGTGCCGTCCTTCGACACCTATCTGGCCTATCCGGACGCGATGAAGAACCAGGCCAAGCTGCATGTCTTCCGCGACTTCGTCATCGCCAAGGCGCGAAGCTGGTCGTTCTGA
- a CDS encoding isoprenylcysteine carboxylmethyltransferase family protein, producing the protein MRKPSAIAGSVLFLILAPGVVAGLLPWLLTDRYGLPFSSIAGFVAAGSLLVIAGLAVLLHAFTRFALEGSGTPAPVAPTEKLVVGGIYRYVRNPMYVAVLSIILGQALIFAHWPVALYACVAGAAMFAFVKTYEEPTLARRYGASYEAYRRAVPGWWPRLTPWKDR; encoded by the coding sequence ATGCGCAAGCCATCCGCGATTGCAGGCAGTGTGCTCTTCCTGATCCTGGCTCCAGGTGTCGTGGCCGGGCTGCTGCCATGGCTGCTCACCGACCGCTATGGCCTGCCGTTCTCTTCCATTGCCGGTTTCGTTGCAGCGGGATCGCTGCTCGTCATTGCCGGACTGGCAGTGCTGCTCCACGCATTTACCCGCTTTGCGCTCGAAGGATCAGGCACGCCTGCCCCCGTCGCGCCGACCGAGAAATTGGTTGTCGGCGGCATCTACCGTTATGTCCGAAACCCGATGTATGTCGCCGTGCTGTCGATCATCCTTGGACAGGCGCTTATCTTCGCGCACTGGCCGGTCGCCCTATATGCCTGCGTCGCCGGTGCAGCCATGTTCGCCTTCGTCAAAACCTACGAGGAGCCGACGCTGGCGCGCCGCTATGGCGCCTCATACGAAGCCTACCGCCGCGCGGTTCCCGGCTGGTGGCCGCGCCTCACGCCATGGAAAGACAGATAA
- a CDS encoding elongation factor G: MGNRAGGRRTGPKCIAIVGPFASGKTTLLEAILARTGTIARQNPVSSGNTVSDHSAEARAHAMSVEATFATTEFMGDSLTFVDCPGSIEFAFEAEPVLAACDLAVVVAEADEKKIPALQLIMRKLDELGVPRILFLNKVDKAIAGVRETLKMLQPASTAPLLLRQIPLRKDNIVIGSIDLALERAYIYREYAESEVAEIPGDEKARELEARFSMLETLADHDDQLMEQLLEEIEPPKDAVFDDLSADLRDGSVTPVLIGTAEKGNGVLRLLKAIRHDAPDIEATRKRLGAPDGAATLVQVMKTVHTAHGGKLSVARILSGSVADGTELFGQGGDSAKVSGIYRMLGKDQAKQPSAKAGDTVALGKLDGVRTGQTLTSAKGGIAPLIAFEAPQPVYAFALRPKERKDEVKMSAAIQRLAEEDPSLGLRHQQDSSETVLSGHGEMHLRVTVERLEGKNQIAVEGHTPAVPYRETIRKGVQQRGRHKKQSGGHGQFGDVVVEIKPLPRGSGFQFTDTITGGVVPKTYIQSVETGVRDYLKSGPLGFPVVDVAVNLSDGSYHAVDSSDMAFQMAAKLAMKEGMAACSPVLLEPVMKVEIFTPSDATAKITGIVPQRRGQILGYDARPGWPGWDVVEATMPQAEIGDLIIELRSATAGVASYRAGFDHMAELTGRLADEAMNANGKAA, translated from the coding sequence ATGGGAAATCGCGCCGGAGGAAGACGCACGGGACCGAAATGCATTGCCATCGTCGGTCCCTTTGCAAGCGGAAAAACAACCCTTCTTGAAGCCATACTTGCCCGAACGGGCACCATAGCCCGCCAGAACCCGGTCTCATCGGGAAACACCGTCTCAGATCATTCCGCCGAAGCGCGGGCACACGCCATGAGCGTCGAGGCGACCTTCGCCACCACCGAGTTCATGGGCGACAGCCTGACCTTCGTCGATTGTCCCGGCTCGATCGAATTTGCCTTCGAGGCCGAACCGGTGCTTGCCGCCTGCGACCTTGCCGTCGTTGTCGCGGAAGCCGACGAGAAGAAGATACCCGCCCTGCAGCTCATCATGCGCAAGCTCGACGAACTCGGCGTGCCGCGCATCCTGTTCCTCAACAAGGTCGACAAGGCGATCGCCGGCGTGCGCGAAACGCTGAAGATGCTGCAGCCGGCAAGCACCGCGCCGCTGCTGCTGCGCCAGATACCGCTGCGCAAGGACAACATCGTCATCGGCTCGATCGATCTGGCGCTGGAGCGCGCCTACATCTATCGCGAATATGCCGAGAGCGAGGTCGCCGAGATTCCGGGCGACGAGAAGGCGCGCGAGCTCGAGGCGCGTTTCTCCATGCTGGAAACGCTGGCCGACCATGACGACCAGTTGATGGAGCAGTTGCTCGAAGAGATCGAGCCGCCCAAGGATGCCGTCTTCGACGACCTGTCGGCCGACCTGCGCGACGGCTCCGTCACCCCGGTGCTGATCGGCACCGCCGAAAAGGGCAACGGCGTGTTGCGCCTGCTGAAGGCGATTCGCCACGATGCCCCCGACATCGAGGCGACGCGCAAACGGCTCGGCGCACCTGATGGTGCCGCGACGCTTGTCCAGGTGATGAAGACAGTTCACACCGCCCATGGCGGCAAGCTGTCCGTCGCGCGCATCCTGTCCGGCAGCGTCGCCGACGGCACCGAACTGTTCGGGCAAGGCGGCGACAGCGCCAAGGTGTCCGGCATCTACCGCATGCTCGGAAAGGATCAGGCCAAGCAACCCTCGGCCAAGGCCGGCGATACGGTAGCGCTCGGCAAGCTCGATGGCGTGCGCACCGGCCAGACGCTGACCTCGGCCAAGGGCGGCATCGCGCCCCTCATCGCGTTCGAGGCGCCGCAGCCGGTCTATGCCTTTGCGCTGCGCCCGAAGGAGCGCAAGGACGAGGTGAAGATGTCCGCGGCAATCCAGCGCCTCGCCGAGGAAGACCCCTCGCTCGGCCTGCGCCACCAGCAGGATTCGAGCGAGACGGTGCTGTCCGGCCATGGCGAAATGCATCTGCGCGTCACGGTCGAGCGGCTGGAAGGCAAGAACCAGATCGCCGTCGAAGGCCACACGCCGGCCGTGCCCTATCGCGAGACGATCCGCAAAGGCGTCCAGCAGCGCGGCCGCCACAAGAAACAGTCGGGCGGCCATGGCCAGTTCGGCGATGTGGTGGTCGAGATAAAACCCCTGCCCCGCGGCTCAGGCTTCCAGTTCACCGATACGATCACCGGCGGCGTGGTGCCCAAGACCTACATCCAGTCGGTCGAGACCGGCGTTCGCGACTATCTGAAATCCGGCCCGCTCGGCTTTCCGGTCGTGGATGTCGCGGTCAATCTCTCCGACGGCTCCTACCATGCGGTCGATTCCTCCGACATGGCCTTCCAGATGGCGGCCAAGCTCGCCATGAAGGAAGGCATGGCCGCCTGCTCGCCGGTGCTGCTCGAACCCGTGATGAAGGTGGAGATCTTCACGCCTTCGGATGCGACAGCCAAGATCACCGGCATCGTGCCGCAGCGGCGCGGCCAGATTCTCGGCTATGACGCACGGCCGGGCTGGCCGGGCTGGGATGTCGTTGAAGCAACCATGCCGCAGGCCGAGATCGGCGACCTCATCATCGAACTGCGCTCGGCCACTGCCGGCGTTGCCAGCTACCGCGCCGGTTTCGACCACATGGCCGAACTGACCGGCAGGCTGGCGGACGAGGCGATGAACGCCAACGGCAAGGCCGCATAG
- a CDS encoding ABC transporter substrate-binding protein, producing MSDELKFLSHHVIRGRLSRRDFLGRAAALGVTATFANSLLAGAARAEGPVKGGQLKGGLVGGAATDSLDPATWASQVPYTFGRCWGEQMLEVSPTGEIEPRLAEEYHASDDAKTWTFKIRKGVTFHNGKDLTPADIVATLERHADANSKSAALAFVSSFETVKADGDTVVIVLKDPNADLPYVVGDYHLMIQPNGGKDNPTEGIGTGPYKVAVNEPGVRHVGELHKGYWGSDKRGHADQIEIIVINDATARTSALQGGQVHMINRVEPKIVELVKRVPGVEIRNVPGKGHYVFIAHCNTAPFDNNDLRLALKYAVDREEMVQKILGGYGSVGNDMPVTAAYALFSDDIEQRKYDPDKAAFHFKKSGHDGAVLLRTSDVAFPGAVDAAQLYQQSAAKAGITIEVKREPGDGYWSETWNKQPFSMSYWTGRPTQDQVYSIAYLKNAEWNDTRFFRDDFDKLILGARAELDQAKRKQMYRDAGMILRDEGGVIVPMFNNYIDATSQSVGGWVDDPNGELMGGHALTKCWLNA from the coding sequence ATGTCCGATGAACTGAAATTCCTGAGCCATCATGTCATTCGCGGGCGGCTGTCGCGGCGCGATTTTCTCGGTCGTGCCGCTGCGCTCGGCGTTACCGCGACGTTTGCCAATTCGCTGCTTGCGGGTGCCGCGCGGGCCGAAGGCCCGGTCAAGGGCGGCCAGTTGAAGGGCGGCCTCGTCGGCGGGGCTGCCACCGACAGCCTTGATCCCGCGACCTGGGCAAGCCAGGTGCCTTACACGTTCGGGCGCTGCTGGGGCGAGCAGATGCTGGAAGTGTCGCCGACCGGCGAGATCGAGCCGCGGCTGGCAGAGGAGTATCACGCCTCCGACGACGCCAAGACCTGGACCTTCAAAATCCGCAAGGGCGTGACCTTCCACAACGGCAAGGACCTGACGCCGGCCGATATCGTGGCGACGCTGGAGCGCCACGCCGACGCCAATTCGAAATCGGCGGCGCTGGCCTTTGTCTCCAGCTTCGAGACCGTGAAGGCTGACGGCGACACTGTCGTCATCGTGCTGAAGGACCCGAATGCCGATCTGCCCTATGTCGTCGGCGACTATCATCTGATGATCCAGCCGAATGGCGGCAAGGACAACCCGACCGAGGGCATCGGCACCGGGCCTTACAAGGTGGCCGTCAACGAACCCGGCGTTCGCCATGTCGGCGAGCTTCACAAGGGCTATTGGGGTTCGGACAAGCGCGGCCATGCCGACCAGATCGAGATCATTGTGATCAACGATGCCACCGCGCGCACGTCTGCCCTGCAGGGCGGGCAGGTGCATATGATCAACCGCGTCGAGCCCAAGATCGTCGAGCTGGTCAAGCGCGTGCCGGGCGTGGAAATCCGCAACGTGCCGGGCAAGGGGCACTATGTCTTCATCGCCCATTGCAATACCGCGCCCTTCGACAACAACGATCTCAGGCTCGCGCTGAAATACGCCGTCGACCGCGAGGAGATGGTGCAGAAGATTCTCGGCGGCTACGGCTCGGTCGGCAACGACATGCCGGTGACGGCGGCCTATGCGCTGTTTTCCGACGACATCGAGCAGCGCAAATACGATCCCGACAAGGCGGCGTTCCACTTCAAGAAATCCGGCCATGATGGCGCGGTGCTGCTGCGCACCTCCGACGTGGCGTTTCCGGGTGCTGTCGATGCGGCGCAGCTCTACCAGCAGAGTGCCGCCAAGGCCGGCATCACCATCGAGGTCAAGCGCGAGCCGGGCGACGGCTACTGGTCTGAAACCTGGAACAAGCAACCGTTCTCGATGTCCTACTGGACGGGCCGGCCGACGCAGGACCAGGTCTATTCGATCGCCTATCTCAAGAATGCCGAATGGAACGACACGCGCTTCTTCCGTGACGATTTCGACAAGCTGATCCTCGGCGCGCGGGCCGAACTCGACCAGGCCAAGCGCAAGCAGATGTACCGCGATGCCGGCATGATCCTGCGCGACGAGGGCGGGGTGATCGTGCCGATGTTCAACAACTACATCGACGCGACCAGCCAGAGTGTCGGCGGCTGGGTCGACGATCCGAACGGCGAGCTGATGGGTGGGCATGCCCTGACCAAGTGCTGGCTGAACGCATGA
- a CDS encoding cupin domain-containing protein: MKIIACGSVPTVTAPENYFTGRVLQTPLMMEPEEPARLRTVLVNFEPGARTAWHTHPLGQTLHVVSGAGRVQSWGGPIKEIRAGDTVFFAAGEKHWHGAGPKTAMSHIAMQEALDGVTADWLEKVSDEQYGG, translated from the coding sequence ATGAAGATCATCGCTTGCGGCAGCGTGCCGACGGTAACCGCTCCGGAGAACTACTTCACCGGACGTGTTCTCCAGACGCCCCTGATGATGGAGCCGGAAGAGCCGGCGCGACTGCGCACCGTTCTGGTGAATTTCGAGCCGGGCGCTCGGACTGCCTGGCATACGCATCCGCTTGGCCAAACGCTTCATGTCGTTTCCGGTGCCGGTCGCGTCCAGAGCTGGGGCGGGCCGATAAAGGAAATCAGGGCCGGCGATACGGTCTTCTTTGCTGCTGGCGAAAAGCACTGGCACGGTGCAGGGCCAAAAACGGCCATGTCGCACATCGCCATGCAGGAAGCGCTCGATGGCGTCACCGCCGACTGGCTGGAGAAGGTGTCTGACGAGCAGTATGGCGGCTGA